One stretch of Streptomyces sp. A2-16 DNA includes these proteins:
- a CDS encoding LCP family protein produces the protein MDAQGRGRADDVDPADQWVLNPNTGEYELRLTPSAPQSAVPGPRRPAPVPSRTGAPSARTTTPVAPGRDVPPPRRRRGAPPEEPLPGRRGRRPVKQKSKAKKALLWTGGTMAFVLVAGATTGYFYLKHLEGNVGTTDVGDAAASNFSKDEAFNILIIGTDKRTGAGNEGYGDAGSVGHADTTILLHVAKDRSNATALSIPRDLIVDIPDCQTKKEDGSETVVAGLDGVRFNRSLGEAGRDAGCTMRTVEAATGIKPHHFVMADFNAVKTLTTAVDGVEVCVEKAVDDKKSKLVLPAGKSTVEGERALAFVRTRHAFGNEGDLDRIKVQQQFLGSLMRKMTSGDTLTSPTKLLKLAEAATNALTVDTAIGKVGTLKDIALELKKVPTKNISFMTIPVVDNPAEKIKATVVVDEAKAPAIFEAIRTDVSFTEVKAQQKKEKAEVAARLKGTKSAASDVRVRILNGGAAAGSAQQQLAYLQTEAGVLKSDNGGNAEATLAKTTLEYDPDQADQARRLADIMGLSGSALKPGKSVTNAQGLPAMTLTLGKDFKGAGVKLSSSTAAPNVDKSTADKPQCAS, from the coding sequence GTGGACGCACAAGGCCGTGGGCGGGCGGACGACGTCGACCCCGCAGACCAGTGGGTGCTCAATCCGAACACCGGCGAATACGAACTGCGACTGACCCCTTCCGCACCGCAGTCGGCCGTGCCCGGTCCGCGCAGACCCGCACCCGTACCGAGCAGGACGGGTGCGCCGAGCGCCCGTACGACCACGCCCGTGGCCCCCGGCCGGGACGTCCCGCCGCCGCGCAGACGGCGGGGCGCGCCGCCCGAGGAACCGCTGCCGGGGCGGCGCGGCCGGCGTCCGGTCAAGCAGAAGTCGAAGGCGAAGAAGGCCCTGCTGTGGACCGGCGGCACGATGGCGTTCGTCCTGGTCGCCGGTGCCACGACGGGCTACTTCTACCTCAAGCACCTGGAAGGCAACGTCGGCACGACCGATGTCGGGGACGCGGCCGCGAGCAACTTCAGCAAGGACGAGGCCTTCAACATCCTCATCATCGGCACCGACAAGCGCACCGGCGCGGGCAACGAGGGCTACGGCGACGCGGGCAGCGTCGGCCACGCGGACACCACGATCCTGCTGCACGTCGCCAAGGACCGTTCGAACGCGACCGCGCTCAGCATCCCGCGCGACCTGATCGTCGACATACCGGACTGCCAGACCAAGAAGGAGGACGGCTCCGAGACGGTCGTCGCCGGGCTGGACGGCGTCCGCTTCAACCGGAGCCTCGGTGAGGCCGGCCGGGACGCGGGCTGCACGATGCGCACCGTCGAGGCGGCCACCGGCATCAAGCCGCACCACTTCGTGATGGCCGACTTCAACGCGGTGAAGACCCTCACCACGGCGGTCGACGGGGTCGAGGTCTGTGTGGAGAAAGCTGTCGACGACAAGAAGTCGAAGCTCGTCCTGCCCGCGGGCAAGTCGACCGTGGAGGGCGAGCGGGCCCTCGCCTTCGTGCGCACCCGGCACGCCTTCGGCAACGAGGGCGACCTGGACCGGATCAAGGTGCAGCAGCAGTTCCTGGGCTCGCTGATGCGCAAGATGACCTCCGGCGACACCCTCACCAGCCCCACCAAACTGCTGAAGCTGGCGGAGGCCGCGACCAACGCGCTGACCGTGGACACGGCCATCGGCAAGGTCGGCACGCTCAAGGACATCGCGCTGGAGCTGAAGAAGGTGCCCACGAAGAACATCAGCTTCATGACGATCCCGGTGGTCGACAACCCCGCCGAGAAGATCAAGGCGACGGTGGTGGTCGACGAGGCGAAGGCCCCCGCGATCTTCGAGGCGATCCGGACCGACGTCTCCTTCACCGAGGTCAAGGCCCAGCAGAAGAAGGAGAAGGCCGAGGTCGCGGCCCGGCTCAAGGGCACCAAGTCCGCCGCGTCCGACGTACGGGTGCGCATCCTCAACGGCGGCGCGGCCGCGGGCAGTGCCCAGCAGCAGCTCGCCTACCTCCAGACCGAGGCGGGTGTGCTGAAGTCCGACAACGGGGGCAACGCCGAGGCGACGCTGGCGAAGACGACCCTGGAGTACGACCCCGACCAGGCCGACCAGGCCCGCCGGCTCGCGGACATCATGGGCCTGTCCGGCTCGGCTCTGAAGCCCGGCAAGAGCGTCACCAACGCCCAGGGCCTGCCGGCCATGACCCTGACCCTGGGCAAGGACTTCAAGGGCGCGGGTGTGAAGCTCAGTTCGTCCACGGCCGCTCCGAACGTGGACAAGTCCACCGCCGACAAGCCGCAGTGCGCGAGCTGA
- a CDS encoding LCP family protein, producing the protein MAHSGVHEEGTRPVSRPAPGPREADGGGGSGGTGDGGGRHGRRRGKRKHRVLRWGATTLAVLILGTAGAGYLYYQHLNGNIRKGERSSGDSKAHRTEANAAGQTPLNILLIGSDSRNSDENVKLGGSRDNRGDPPRGDVQMLIHLSADRKSAAMVSIPRDTRVDIPRCTDPDTGKTFPATTDIINASLARGGAGCTLATWQNLTGVYIDHWMTIDFAGVVRMADAIGGVNVCVKQNVWDRPTAAVPGGSGLKMRAGTHKVQGKEALQWLRTRHAWGSDLMRARAQHMYLNSMMRTLKGQNVFTDTPRLMGLAEAATKSLQVSEEIGSVKKLYDLGMQLKSVPTDRITSVTMPNVQDQQNRDHVVPDGANADKLWEMLRDDVALDKNGKASSGGKKKAQPTKAPSAPDREIGVLVQNATATSTLGPVSGRAGTLAQELVQKGFSQASKDATAGLSEDRTVVRYPSADLEGDAQRIAKSLGIPMSSVKKSTDVSGVTLVVGADWREGTTYPKRPEAKAGDMPGNVDAINGSDTGQCMEVYWVYRW; encoded by the coding sequence ATGGCGCACAGTGGTGTGCACGAGGAGGGGACGCGGCCGGTTTCCCGGCCCGCTCCAGGGCCGCGGGAAGCCGACGGGGGCGGCGGGAGCGGGGGCACAGGGGACGGCGGCGGGCGGCACGGGCGGCGGCGCGGCAAGCGCAAGCACCGGGTGCTGAGATGGGGGGCGACCACGCTCGCCGTGCTGATACTCGGCACGGCCGGCGCCGGATACCTCTACTACCAGCATCTCAACGGCAACATCCGCAAGGGCGAGCGCAGCAGCGGTGACTCCAAGGCGCACAGGACCGAGGCCAACGCGGCCGGGCAGACGCCGTTGAACATCCTGCTGATCGGCTCGGACAGCCGTAACTCCGACGAGAACGTGAAGCTCGGCGGCAGCCGGGACAACCGCGGCGACCCGCCGCGAGGCGACGTGCAGATGCTCATCCACCTTTCCGCGGACCGCAAGAGCGCCGCCATGGTGAGCATCCCGCGCGACACCCGGGTCGACATCCCCAGGTGCACGGACCCGGACACCGGCAAGACCTTTCCGGCGACCACCGACATCATCAACGCCTCCCTGGCCCGCGGCGGCGCCGGCTGCACGCTCGCGACCTGGCAGAACCTCACCGGCGTCTACATCGACCACTGGATGACGATCGACTTCGCGGGCGTGGTGCGGATGGCGGACGCCATCGGCGGGGTCAACGTCTGTGTGAAGCAGAACGTGTGGGACCGCCCCACGGCCGCGGTGCCCGGCGGCTCCGGGCTGAAGATGCGGGCGGGAACGCACAAGGTCCAGGGCAAGGAGGCCCTGCAGTGGCTGCGCACCCGGCACGCCTGGGGCAGCGACCTGATGCGGGCCAGGGCCCAGCACATGTACCTGAACTCGATGATGCGCACGCTGAAGGGGCAGAACGTCTTCACGGACACCCCGCGGCTGATGGGTCTCGCCGAGGCGGCCACCAAGTCCCTCCAGGTCTCCGAGGAGATCGGCTCGGTCAAGAAGCTCTACGACCTGGGCATGCAGCTCAAGTCGGTGCCGACGGACCGCATCACCTCGGTGACGATGCCGAACGTGCAGGATCAGCAGAACCGCGATCACGTGGTGCCCGACGGCGCGAACGCCGACAAGCTGTGGGAGATGCTCCGCGACGACGTGGCCCTCGACAAGAACGGCAAGGCGTCCTCGGGCGGGAAGAAGAAGGCCCAGCCCACGAAGGCCCCTTCCGCACCGGACCGCGAGATCGGCGTCCTCGTGCAGAACGCGACGGCGACCTCCACGCTCGGCCCGGTGAGCGGACGGGCGGGCACGCTCGCCCAGGAGCTCGTGCAAAAAGGTTTCTCGCAGGCGTCCAAGGACGCCACGGCGGGGCTCTCCGAGGACCGGACCGTCGTGCGCTACCCGAGCGCGGACCTGGAGGGCGACGCCCAGCGCATCGCCAAGTCCCTGGGAATCCCCATGAGTTCGGTGAAGAAGTCGACCGACGTCTCCGGGGTCACCCTCGTCGTGGGCGCCGACTGGCGCGAGGGGACGACCTATCCGAAGCGCCCCGAGGCCAAGGCCGGTGACATGCCGGGCAACGTGGACGCCATCAACGGTTCGGACACCGGGCAGTGCATGGAGGTCTACTGGGTCTACCGCTGGTAG
- a CDS encoding LCP family protein: MDAQGRGRAGDIDPADQWVLNPHTGEYELRLTPSAPQSGVPGPRGSMPSPSRAGVPAGRTTTPVAPGRDVPPPRRRRGAPPEEPLPGRRGRRPVKKKSTAKKALLWTGGTMAFVLIAAAGGGYLYIRHLNGNITSVSDDGASTGGFQTDKAINILLIGTDKRTGAGNESYGDKNSVGHADTTILLHVSKDRTNATALSIPRDLIVDIPDCPTTQADGSTKVIPGTDNVRFNTSLGQDERTPSCTVRTVTELTGIQADNFMVADFNAVKTLTTAVGGVEVCLGKDIDDEDSKLKLSKGTHTISGEQALAFVRTRHSVGFGGDLSRIGLQQQFLSALMRKLKSNDTLTDPTKMIKLAEAGTKALTVDSQLDSISKLKDLGLELGKLNVKNLTFTTVPVVDNPAEKVKATVVLNDATAPTVFDMIKNDVSFTEVKKKASASKSAEAAKEAARLKGTKSAASEVRVRILNGGAAAGSAQAELEYLQNEEGVLKSENAGNAGTSLARTTLEYAPDQADQARRLAAILGLSGAQLKPGKSVTNSQGLPTMTLTLGKDFKGAGVSFTTATKAPEGVQQSTADKVECAK; this comes from the coding sequence GTGGACGCACAAGGCCGTGGGCGGGCGGGCGACATCGACCCCGCAGACCAGTGGGTACTCAACCCGCACACCGGTGAATACGAACTGCGACTGACCCCTTCCGCACCGCAGTCAGGTGTTCCCGGTCCCCGTGGATCCATGCCCTCCCCGAGCAGGGCGGGCGTGCCCGCCGGTCGTACGACCACCCCCGTGGCGCCCGGCCGTGACGTGCCGCCGCCGCGCAGGCGGCGGGGTGCCCCGCCCGAGGAACCGCTGCCGGGCCGGCGGGGACGCCGGCCGGTCAAGAAGAAGTCGACGGCGAAGAAGGCCCTGCTGTGGACCGGCGGCACGATGGCGTTCGTGCTGATCGCGGCCGCGGGCGGCGGCTATCTCTACATCCGCCACCTCAACGGGAACATCACGTCCGTCTCCGACGACGGCGCGAGCACCGGTGGCTTCCAGACCGACAAGGCGATCAACATCCTGCTGATCGGCACCGACAAGCGCACCGGCGCGGGCAACGAGAGCTACGGCGACAAGAACAGCGTCGGCCACGCGGACACCACGATCCTGCTGCACGTCTCCAAGGACCGTACGAACGCGACCGCGCTGAGCATCCCGCGCGACCTGATCGTCGACATCCCCGACTGCCCGACCACCCAGGCGGACGGCAGCACCAAGGTCATCCCGGGCACGGACAACGTCCGCTTCAACACGAGCCTGGGCCAGGACGAACGCACGCCCAGCTGTACCGTGCGGACCGTCACGGAACTCACCGGCATCCAGGCCGACAACTTCATGGTGGCCGACTTCAACGCGGTCAAGACGCTGACCACGGCGGTCGGCGGGGTCGAGGTCTGTCTCGGCAAGGACATCGACGACGAGGACTCCAAGCTCAAGCTGTCGAAGGGCACGCACACCATCTCGGGCGAGCAGGCCCTCGCGTTCGTGCGCACCCGGCACTCGGTCGGCTTCGGCGGTGACCTGAGCCGGATCGGGCTCCAGCAGCAGTTCCTGAGCGCGCTGATGCGCAAGCTGAAGTCGAACGACACGCTCACCGATCCGACGAAGATGATCAAGCTGGCGGAGGCGGGCACCAAGGCGCTGACCGTCGACTCGCAGCTCGACAGCATCTCCAAGCTGAAGGACCTCGGTCTGGAGCTGGGCAAGCTGAACGTGAAGAACCTGACCTTCACCACCGTGCCGGTCGTCGACAACCCGGCGGAGAAGGTGAAGGCGACGGTCGTCCTCAACGACGCCACGGCCCCCACGGTCTTCGACATGATCAAGAACGACGTGTCCTTCACCGAGGTCAAGAAGAAGGCGAGCGCGTCCAAGAGCGCCGAGGCTGCGAAGGAGGCGGCCCGGCTCAAGGGCACCAAGTCCGCCGCGTCCGAGGTGCGGGTGCGCATCCTCAACGGCGGTGCGGCGGCGGGCAGCGCGCAGGCCGAGCTGGAGTACCTGCAGAACGAAGAGGGCGTGCTGAAGTCGGAGAACGCGGGCAACGCGGGCACCTCGCTCGCGAGGACGACCCTGGAGTACGCCCCGGACCAGGCCGACCAGGCGCGCCGGCTCGCGGCCATCCTGGGCCTGTCCGGAGCGCAGCTGAAGCCCGGCAAGAGCGTCACCAACTCCCAGGGCCTGCCCACGATGACGCTGACTCTGGGCAAGGACTTCAAGGGCGCCGGCGTCTCCTTCACCACGGCGACGAAGGCCCCCGAGGGAGTGCAGCAGTCCACGGCCGACAAGGTCGAGTGCGCCAAGTGA
- a CDS encoding LCP family protein, with product MTDSAHPLGPGLGASAHGEGLVRRRRRRWLRGAGLGATVLVLVAAGAGWAVYAKLDGNITPDDAAAAELARYESERPTSLVKDAQNILLIGSDSRSGDGNARYGRDSGTERSDTTILLHLAAGRRTATAVSLPRDLMVDIPACRGPDGSRGRPVFAMFNHAFQKGGSACTIRTVEKLTNIRVDHHMVVDFHGFKDMVDAVDGVTVCLDEPIDDKAAKLRLPAGRVTLNGEQALGYVRARKSLGDGSDTDRMDRQQRFLGALVNKVQSNDVLLNPVKLYPVLDAATSSLTTDPGLASLRGLYELVRGLRHIPTGHVQFLTVPREPYVHDRNRDQLAEPEARRLFERLRKDAPVKVTEKAPRVSEHSHDEEPYEETENGGGTPTFRGNTAAEDTCG from the coding sequence GTGACCGACAGCGCTCACCCCCTCGGACCCGGCCTCGGGGCGTCGGCTCACGGTGAAGGGCTCGTACGGCGGCGTCGGCGGCGGTGGCTGCGCGGTGCCGGGCTCGGCGCCACCGTGCTCGTCCTCGTCGCCGCCGGTGCCGGATGGGCCGTCTACGCCAAGCTCGACGGGAACATCACGCCGGATGACGCGGCCGCCGCCGAGCTCGCCCGGTACGAGAGCGAGCGGCCGACCTCGCTCGTCAAGGACGCACAGAACATACTGCTGATCGGGTCGGACTCGCGGTCGGGGGACGGCAACGCGCGCTACGGGCGGGACTCCGGGACCGAACGGTCGGACACCACGATCCTGTTGCACCTGGCCGCCGGGCGGCGCACCGCGACCGCCGTGTCGCTGCCGCGGGACCTGATGGTGGACATACCGGCCTGCCGGGGCCCGGACGGGAGCCGCGGCCGGCCCGTGTTCGCGATGTTCAACCACGCCTTCCAGAAGGGCGGTTCGGCCTGCACGATCCGGACCGTCGAGAAACTCACGAACATTCGCGTGGATCATCACATGGTCGTCGACTTCCACGGGTTCAAGGACATGGTGGACGCCGTCGACGGAGTGACCGTCTGCCTCGACGAACCGATCGACGACAAGGCCGCCAAGCTGCGGCTTCCGGCGGGGCGGGTGACGTTGAACGGCGAGCAGGCGCTCGGTTATGTGCGGGCCCGCAAGTCCCTCGGCGACGGCAGCGACACCGACCGGATGGACCGTCAGCAGCGCTTTCTCGGAGCCCTCGTCAACAAGGTGCAGAGCAATGACGTACTGCTGAATCCGGTGAAGCTCTATCCCGTGCTGGACGCGGCGACTTCCTCGCTCACCACCGATCCCGGTCTGGCGAGTCTGCGCGGGCTCTACGAACTCGTGCGCGGGCTGCGGCACATCCCCACCGGGCATGTGCAATTCCTTACCGTGCCGCGGGAGCCGTACGTCCACGACCGCAATCGTGATCAACTCGCGGAACCCGAGGCCCGGCGGCTTTTCGAACGGTTGCGCAAGGATGCGCCGGTGAAGGTGACGGAGAAAGCCCCGAGGGTTTCAGAACATTCGCATGACGAAGAACCCTATGAAGAAACTGAGAACGGCGGCGGGACGCCCACCTTCCGCGGCAACACGGCCGCCGAGGACACCTGCGGGTAA
- a CDS encoding peptidoglycan recognition protein has product MRGLLASSIGVTCAAALALPLTSPALAARPASPAAAGPAAVRQAPAAEALGGTQSLPLAPLASRDRTLAPVAEQGLPRRDVRHFSLVGVIWDDPDAVLNGRVQVRTRAVGTDTWSGWQDLETHNDDAADPGTAERTSGRVHGATAPLWVGDSDGVEVRVRAEADRRTEDTARGSRTATTTAALPTGLRLELVDPGESAPAPTRRETEVTGAAQRGTAGAGAARRAVAPRSAPTAEPAEARAAMDAAAANAGLAGLGATEIPALDRRQTEQELFALRAGELTAQQRVKPYIGPRPRIVTRRGWGADEGLRERKFVYTKKVKAAFVHHTASGNGYRCTQVPSLIRGIYRYHVKSMGWRDIGYNFLVDKCGNIYEGRAGGVAKPVLGAHTLGFNSNSMGIAVLGSYGSKKPPAAVTKAVARLSAWKLGLHGANPKGKTYLKSGGGNLYPKGRKVRLNVISGHRDGFATECPGWQLYRKLGSTRTTAARLQGR; this is encoded by the coding sequence ATGCGTGGACTTCTTGCTTCCTCGATCGGCGTCACCTGCGCCGCCGCCCTCGCCCTGCCCCTCACCTCACCCGCGCTCGCGGCGAGACCGGCGTCCCCGGCGGCCGCCGGGCCGGCGGCCGTGCGACAAGCGCCGGCCGCGGAAGCCCTCGGGGGCACGCAGTCGCTGCCCCTCGCGCCCCTCGCCTCCCGCGACCGCACCCTCGCCCCGGTCGCCGAACAGGGCCTGCCCCGCCGGGACGTACGGCACTTCTCCCTCGTGGGCGTGATCTGGGACGACCCGGACGCCGTGCTGAACGGCCGCGTCCAGGTCCGCACCCGTGCCGTCGGCACCGACACCTGGTCGGGCTGGCAGGACCTGGAGACCCACAACGACGACGCCGCCGACCCCGGCACGGCCGAGCGCACCTCCGGCCGCGTCCACGGCGCCACGGCACCGCTGTGGGTGGGCGACTCGGACGGTGTGGAGGTGCGGGTCCGCGCCGAGGCCGACCGCAGGACCGAGGACACCGCCCGCGGATCCCGTACGGCGACGACGACCGCTGCTCTTCCGACGGGTCTGCGTCTGGAACTGGTGGACCCGGGGGAGAGCGCACCGGCGCCCACCCGGCGGGAGACCGAGGTGACGGGCGCCGCCCAGCGCGGGACGGCTGGGGCGGGCGCCGCCCGTCGAGCCGTCGCGCCCCGCTCCGCACCCACCGCCGAACCGGCCGAGGCACGCGCCGCGATGGACGCGGCCGCCGCCAACGCCGGTCTGGCCGGCCTCGGCGCCACGGAGATCCCCGCACTGGACCGGCGGCAGACCGAACAGGAGCTGTTCGCCCTGCGTGCGGGGGAACTGACGGCCCAGCAGCGGGTGAAGCCGTACATCGGGCCGCGCCCGCGCATCGTCACCCGGCGCGGCTGGGGCGCCGACGAGGGGCTGCGCGAGCGGAAGTTCGTGTACACGAAGAAGGTCAAGGCGGCCTTCGTGCACCACACGGCGTCCGGCAACGGGTACCGCTGTACGCAGGTGCCCTCGCTCATTCGCGGTATCTACCGGTACCACGTCAAGAGCATGGGCTGGCGTGACATCGGCTACAACTTCCTCGTCGACAAGTGCGGAAACATCTACGAGGGCCGGGCGGGTGGCGTGGCGAAACCGGTCCTCGGCGCCCACACTCTCGGTTTCAACAGCAACAGCATGGGGATCGCCGTCCTCGGCAGCTACGGCTCCAAGAAGCCGCCCGCCGCCGTCACGAAGGCCGTCGCACGGCTCAGCGCGTGGAAGCTCGGTCTGCACGGCGCCAACCCGAAGGGCAAGACGTACCTGAAGTCGGGCGGTGGCAACCTCTACCCGAAGGGCAGGAAGGTACGACTGAACGTGATCTCCGGTCACCGGGACGGCTTCGCCACGGAGTGCCCCGGATGGCAGCTCTACCGCAAGCTCGGGTCCACCCGCACGACAGCTGCCCGTCTCCAAGGTCGTTGA
- a CDS encoding LCP family protein, with product MQEVAPETEADGGPGSRRAPRKHRVLRWSAATLSVLILAVAGTGYLYYRHLNSNIEQDDLNLGDNKVAEPTPNAAGQTPLNILLIGSDARDSKENQELGGARETFGSTPLADVQMLLHLSADRTNLSVVSMPRDTLVKIPKCTDPDDGKVYAASNGRAMTNQSLGHGGPGCTVATWQELTGIHIDHFMMVDFSGVVSMADAIGGVPVCVDANILSRDSQGHGSGLKLEEGTTSVKGKQALQWLRTRYGFEDGSDLARAKAQHMYMNSMVRELRANATLSSPNKLRKLAEQATRAITVDSGLGTVKELYDLSNELRKVEPERITMTTMPNRYVGARVEPTEDAEQLFRLVREDIALDGKDAKKATAEKAEESSTDPAAAKDEIGVLVQNGTRTSALAAASGRASTVAGLLAEKGYDKAVSDRTGSLTEAKTLVRYPSAELEGDAQAVAKSLGIPLSSVKKSTDVSGVTLVVGADWREGTTYRAAKKDDTTPKTAEALNGADESACMHVNPGFTW from the coding sequence GTGCAGGAAGTCGCTCCGGAGACAGAGGCGGACGGCGGACCCGGCAGTCGGAGGGCGCCGCGCAAGCACCGGGTGCTCAGATGGTCCGCGGCCACACTGTCGGTGCTGATACTCGCGGTGGCCGGGACCGGCTACCTCTACTACCGGCACCTGAACTCCAACATCGAGCAGGACGACCTGAACCTGGGCGACAACAAGGTCGCCGAGCCGACGCCGAACGCGGCGGGCCAGACCCCGCTGAACATCCTGCTGATCGGGTCCGACGCCCGCGACAGCAAGGAGAACCAGGAACTCGGCGGCGCCAGGGAGACCTTCGGCTCCACCCCGCTCGCGGATGTGCAGATGCTGCTGCACCTGTCCGCCGACCGCACCAACCTCTCGGTCGTCAGCATGCCCCGCGACACCCTCGTGAAGATCCCCAAGTGCACCGATCCGGACGACGGCAAGGTGTACGCGGCGAGCAACGGGCGGGCGATGACCAACCAGAGCCTCGGCCACGGCGGCCCGGGCTGCACGGTGGCCACCTGGCAGGAGCTCACCGGCATCCACATCGACCACTTCATGATGGTCGACTTCTCGGGCGTGGTGTCGATGGCCGACGCCATCGGCGGTGTCCCGGTCTGCGTGGACGCCAACATCCTGTCGCGGGACAGCCAGGGGCACGGCTCCGGCCTGAAGCTCGAGGAGGGCACCACCTCCGTCAAGGGCAAGCAGGCCCTGCAGTGGCTGCGCACCCGCTACGGCTTCGAGGACGGCAGCGACCTCGCCCGCGCCAAGGCCCAGCACATGTACATGAACTCGATGGTCCGCGAGCTGCGTGCCAACGCCACCCTGAGCAGCCCCAACAAGCTGCGCAAGCTCGCCGAGCAGGCCACGAGGGCCATCACGGTCGACTCGGGGCTCGGCACCGTGAAGGAGCTCTACGACCTCAGCAACGAACTGCGCAAGGTCGAGCCGGAGCGCATCACGATGACGACCATGCCGAACCGATACGTCGGCGCGCGCGTGGAGCCCACCGAGGACGCCGAGCAGCTGTTCCGGCTGGTGCGCGAGGACATCGCGCTGGACGGCAAGGACGCGAAGAAGGCGACCGCCGAGAAGGCGGAGGAGTCCTCCACCGACCCGGCCGCCGCCAAGGACGAGATCGGGGTCCTGGTCCAGAACGGCACCCGCACCAGCGCCCTGGCCGCGGCGAGCGGCCGCGCGAGCACGGTGGCCGGACTGCTGGCGGAGAAGGGCTACGACAAGGCGGTCTCCGACCGGACGGGGTCCCTGACCGAGGCGAAGACGCTTGTGCGCTACCCGAGCGCCGAGTTGGAGGGTGATGCCCAGGCGGTCGCCAAGTCCCTGGGCATTCCGCTGAGTTCGGTGAAGAAGTCGACCGATGTCTCCGGGGTCACGCTCGTCGTGGGAGCGGACTGGCGCGAGGGTACGACGTACAGGGCGGCCAAGAAGGACGACACCACCCCGAAGACGGCTGAGGCCCTCAACGGGGCGGACGAGTCGGCCTGCATGCACGTCAACCCGGGGTTCACCTGGTGA
- a CDS encoding TIGR03089 family protein produces MNATDRTPADLLRSALAADPGRPLVTFYDDATGERVELSVATFANWVAKTSNLLQGDLAAAPGDRVALLLPAHWQTAVWLLACASVGVVADVDGDPSSADVVVSGPDALEAARACSGERVALALRPLGGRFPQPPDGFVDYAVEVPGQGDRFVPFAPVDPDEPALVVAGREFSAAEVVERARAEGTGDRVLSGLPYDTWDGLCAGLYGPLATGGSVVLCRNPEQLGEEALAKRIEDERVSVVRR; encoded by the coding sequence GTGAACGCCACCGATCGCACCCCTGCCGACCTGCTGCGTTCCGCGCTCGCCGCGGATCCCGGCCGCCCCCTGGTGACCTTCTACGACGACGCCACGGGCGAACGTGTCGAATTGTCCGTGGCCACCTTCGCCAATTGGGTGGCCAAGACCTCGAACCTCCTCCAGGGCGACCTCGCCGCCGCGCCGGGCGACCGGGTGGCGCTGTTGCTGCCCGCGCACTGGCAGACGGCGGTGTGGCTGCTGGCGTGCGCGTCGGTGGGGGTGGTCGCGGACGTCGACGGGGATCCCTCCTCGGCCGATGTCGTGGTGAGCGGGCCGGATGCGCTGGAGGCGGCGCGGGCCTGTTCCGGGGAGCGGGTCGCGTTGGCGCTGCGGCCGCTGGGCGGACGGTTCCCGCAGCCGCCGGACGGGTTCGTGGACTACGCGGTGGAGGTGCCGGGGCAGGGCGACCGGTTCGTTCCGTTCGCTCCGGTGGATCCTGACGAGCCCGCGCTGGTCGTGGCCGGGCGGGAGTTCAGCGCGGCGGAGGTCGTGGAGCGGGCCCGGGCCGAGGGAACCGGGGACCGCGTGCTGTCGGGGCTGCCGTACGACACGTGGGACGGGCTGTGCGCCGGGTTGTACGGGCCGCTCGCCACCGGGGGCTCCGTGGTGCTGTGCCGGAATCCGGAGCAGCTGGGCGAGGAGGCGCTGGCCAAGCGGATCGAGGACGAGCGGGTGAGCGTCGTGCGCCGCTGA